A single region of the Alkalidesulfovibrio alkalitolerans DSM 16529 genome encodes:
- a CDS encoding RtcB family protein has product MTTPTLTQTGEYEWRLDPLPGMRAEAVVFGGREIVSNLEAHALRQLANVASLPGLAGRVCALPDTHSGYGFPIGCVAAMRPGKGVVSAGGVGFDIACGVRTLLTNLSEEDVHPHLPELAELLFAAVPSGTGRGGGFGLSPSALDDVLMNGAAFAVAKGYGAREDLERIEEGGRFEGADPSVVSAEARKRGQDQLGTLGSGNHYLEVQVMDKVFDARLADGFGLFPGQVVVGVHCGSRGLGHQVATDFMARMRAEAPRHGLSLPDPDLACAPLASETALAYLGAMRAAANFALANRQVIAHLVRTVFGGAFRDAGPMPLLWDVSHNLCLPEEHRVGGRSMRLFVHRKGATRALPPGHPALPRHLSRFGQPVPVGGSMGTASYILAGVATSMERSFGSACHGAGRLMSRGQAKKRFKGRALVDSLRGQGVVIRSGSLSGVAEEAPGAYKDIEAVVAATQGAGLAKAVARLRPLACVKG; this is encoded by the coding sequence ATGACCACCCCGACCCTGACCCAGACCGGCGAGTATGAATGGCGGCTCGATCCGCTGCCCGGCATGCGCGCCGAGGCAGTGGTATTCGGCGGCCGCGAAATCGTCTCGAATCTCGAAGCGCATGCCCTTCGCCAACTGGCCAACGTGGCCTCCCTCCCCGGCCTCGCGGGCCGCGTCTGCGCCCTTCCGGACACCCATTCCGGCTACGGCTTTCCCATCGGCTGCGTTGCGGCCATGCGCCCGGGGAAAGGCGTCGTCTCGGCGGGCGGCGTGGGCTTCGACATAGCCTGCGGCGTGCGCACCCTGCTCACAAACCTCAGCGAGGAGGACGTTCACCCCCACCTTCCCGAACTGGCGGAACTCCTCTTCGCTGCCGTGCCCTCGGGAACCGGCCGGGGCGGCGGTTTTGGCCTCTCCCCTTCCGCGCTCGACGACGTGCTGATGAACGGTGCGGCCTTCGCCGTGGCGAAGGGCTACGGAGCCAGGGAGGATCTCGAACGCATCGAGGAAGGAGGCCGCTTCGAGGGGGCCGATCCATCCGTGGTCTCGGCCGAGGCGAGAAAACGCGGCCAGGATCAACTCGGTACGCTCGGGTCGGGCAACCACTACCTGGAAGTCCAAGTGATGGACAAAGTTTTCGACGCCCGTCTGGCCGACGGCTTTGGCCTCTTTCCAGGACAGGTCGTGGTCGGCGTGCACTGCGGCTCGCGCGGCCTGGGGCATCAGGTGGCCACCGATTTTATGGCGCGCATGAGGGCCGAGGCCCCGCGCCACGGTCTTTCCCTGCCCGATCCAGACCTCGCGTGCGCACCCCTGGCCTCTGAAACCGCCCTCGCCTACCTCGGGGCCATGCGCGCGGCGGCCAATTTCGCCCTGGCCAATCGTCAGGTCATCGCCCATCTCGTCCGCACCGTCTTCGGCGGGGCATTCCGGGATGCCGGGCCCATGCCGCTGCTGTGGGACGTGAGCCACAACCTGTGCCTGCCCGAGGAGCACCGCGTGGGCGGCCGCTCCATGCGCCTCTTCGTCCACCGCAAGGGCGCGACGAGGGCCCTGCCGCCCGGCCATCCGGCCCTGCCGCGTCACCTCTCGCGGTTCGGCCAGCCAGTTCCGGTGGGCGGCAGCATGGGTACGGCGTCCTACATCCTGGCTGGCGTGGCCACGTCCATGGAACGCTCCTTCGGCTCCGCCTGTCACGGCGCGGGACGGCTCATGTCGCGCGGCCAGGCCAAGAAGCGCTTCAAGGGCCGCGCGCTGGTCGATTCCCTGCGCGGCCAGGGCGTGGTGATCCGATCGGGCTCCTTGTCGGGCGTGGCCGAGGAGGCTCCAGGGGCGTACAAGGACATCGAGGCGGTGGTGGCCGCCACCCAAGGCGCGGGACTGGCCAAGGCCGTGGCGCGCCTTCGCCCGCTCGCCTGCGTCAAGGGATGA
- a CDS encoding ACT domain-containing protein: MKVDQLSIFLENRAGRLAEVTKVLSDNGINIRALSLADTSDFGILRLIVNDFEKARAKLKESGFTVGRTSVVAVEVDDTPGGLHRLLEMLGAQNVNVEYMYAFVHQSGRNAIIIFRFDRTDQAIEILQANKVTIIPGDQLYTM; the protein is encoded by the coding sequence ATGAAAGTCGATCAACTCTCCATCTTCCTGGAAAATCGCGCTGGTCGCCTGGCCGAGGTGACCAAGGTCCTGAGCGACAACGGCATCAACATCCGCGCCCTGTCCCTGGCCGATACCTCGGACTTCGGCATCCTCAGGCTCATCGTCAACGACTTCGAAAAGGCCCGCGCCAAGCTCAAGGAAAGCGGCTTCACCGTGGGCCGCACCTCCGTGGTGGCCGTGGAGGTGGACGACACCCCCGGCGGCCTGCACCGTCTGCTCGAAATGCTTGGCGCGCAAAACGTGAACGTCGAATACATGTACGCCTTTGTGCACCAGAGCGGCCGCAACGCCATCATCATCTTCCGTTTCGACCGCACCGACCAGGCCATCGAGATCCTGCAGGCCAACAAGGTCACGATCATCCCCGGCGACCAACTCTACACCATGTAG
- a CDS encoding phenylacetate--CoA ligase family protein, giving the protein MIFDIKQETMPREELRELQLARLKNQAERVHALVPFYRKRFDELGIKPSDIKSLKDLSLLPFTEKQDLRNHYPFGMFAVPRESIVRLHASSGTTGKATVVGYTRRDIETWADCMARSFAIAGATPSDTIHNAYGYGLFTGGLGAHYGAERLGATVVPVSGGGTKRQAILLRDFAPDVICCTPSYALHLYEAALEIGIDIKELPLRIGIFGAEPWTEEMRRDIEVKLGIKALDIYGLSEVLGPGVGMECIEAQSGLHLQEDHFLFEIIDPVSGEQLPDGEVGELVITTLTKEGIPLIRYRTRDLTSLNPTPCVCGRTFTRMNRIMGRSDDMLIIRGVNVFPSQIESILLETRGLTPHYQLIVDRHGPLDTLEVQVEVDEKHFSDEIKNLQRLERQIQKNIKDYLGVSAAIKLVEPRSIARSEGKAKRIIDKRVK; this is encoded by the coding sequence GTGATCTTCGACATCAAACAGGAAACGATGCCGCGCGAGGAACTGCGTGAATTGCAACTGGCGCGCCTGAAGAATCAGGCCGAACGGGTCCATGCCCTGGTGCCGTTCTACCGCAAGCGGTTCGACGAGTTGGGCATCAAGCCCTCGGACATCAAGAGTCTCAAGGATCTGAGCCTCTTGCCCTTCACCGAGAAGCAGGATCTGCGCAACCACTACCCCTTCGGCATGTTCGCCGTCCCGCGCGAGAGCATCGTGCGGCTGCACGCCTCGTCCGGCACCACGGGCAAGGCCACCGTGGTCGGCTACACCCGGCGTGACATCGAGACGTGGGCCGATTGCATGGCCCGCTCCTTCGCCATCGCCGGAGCCACCCCAAGCGACACCATCCACAACGCCTACGGCTACGGGCTGTTTACCGGCGGCCTGGGTGCACACTACGGCGCGGAGCGGCTCGGCGCGACGGTGGTGCCTGTCTCGGGCGGTGGCACCAAGCGCCAGGCCATCCTGCTGCGCGACTTCGCCCCGGACGTCATCTGCTGCACCCCCTCCTACGCCCTGCACCTTTACGAGGCCGCGCTCGAAATCGGCATCGACATCAAGGAGTTGCCGCTTCGCATCGGCATCTTCGGCGCGGAGCCCTGGACAGAGGAGATGCGCCGCGATATCGAAGTCAAGCTCGGCATCAAGGCTCTGGACATCTACGGCCTTTCCGAGGTCTTGGGGCCTGGCGTGGGCATGGAATGCATCGAGGCCCAATCGGGCTTGCACCTGCAGGAGGACCACTTCCTGTTCGAGATCATCGATCCGGTGAGCGGCGAGCAGTTGCCCGACGGCGAGGTGGGCGAACTGGTCATCACCACGCTGACCAAGGAAGGCATCCCGCTCATTCGCTACCGCACGCGCGATCTGACCTCGCTCAATCCCACGCCGTGCGTCTGCGGCCGCACCTTCACGCGCATGAACCGGATCATGGGCCGCTCCGACGACATGCTCATCATCCGCGGCGTCAACGTCTTCCCCTCGCAGATCGAGTCGATCCTGCTGGAGACCCGTGGCCTCACCCCGCACTACCAGCTCATCGTGGACCGCCACGGCCCCCTGGACACCCTGGAGGTGCAGGTGGAAGTGGACGAGAAGCACTTCTCGGACGAAATCAAGAACCTGCAGCGCCTCGAGCGCCAGATCCAAAAGAATATCAAGGACTACCTCGGCGTCTCGGCAGCCATCAAGCTGGTCGAGCCGCGCTCCATCGCGCGCAGCGAGGGTAAGGCCAAGCGCATCATCGACAAACGGGTGAAATAG
- the gnd gene encoding phosphogluconate dehydrogenase (NAD(+)-dependent, decarboxylating), whose translation MRIGMIGLGRMGLNMARRMARKGLSVAAWNRTFQTARELADKEPGVRAFESLEELSHALEAPRLFWMMLPAGAVVDETLQRLLPRLAAGDVVVDGGNTHFKDDARRAALLASIGAHYVDVGTSGGVWGLSEGYCLMVGGEEKAVALLRSALDALAPEDGHMHCGPTGAGHFVKMIHNGIEYGLMQAYAEGFALLERSPYGEGLDFAALSRLWNKGSVIRSWLLELAGRAFADDPRLSAIAGHVDDSGEGRWTVQQAVESGVSAPVITLALMERFRSRTDDAFADRMLAALRREFGGHAVKPSGEGEA comes from the coding sequence ATGCGCATCGGCATGATCGGACTTGGCCGCATGGGGCTGAACATGGCTCGCCGGATGGCGCGCAAGGGACTTTCGGTCGCCGCCTGGAACCGGACGTTTCAGACGGCCAGGGAACTGGCCGATAAGGAGCCAGGGGTGCGGGCTTTTGAGAGCCTGGAGGAACTCTCCCACGCGCTCGAAGCCCCGCGCCTGTTCTGGATGATGCTGCCCGCCGGAGCCGTCGTGGATGAGACGTTGCAGCGGCTCTTGCCCCGGCTCGCGGCCGGGGACGTGGTCGTGGACGGCGGCAACACCCATTTCAAGGACGACGCCCGGCGCGCTGCGCTGCTCGCGTCGATCGGGGCGCATTACGTGGACGTGGGCACGAGCGGCGGCGTGTGGGGGCTTTCGGAAGGCTACTGCCTGATGGTCGGGGGCGAAGAAAAGGCAGTGGCGCTGCTTCGTTCCGCCTTGGACGCCCTGGCTCCCGAGGACGGCCACATGCATTGCGGCCCCACGGGCGCGGGACATTTCGTGAAGATGATCCACAACGGCATCGAATACGGCCTGATGCAGGCCTACGCCGAGGGCTTCGCGCTCTTGGAGCGCTCCCCTTACGGCGAAGGTCTCGATTTCGCCGCGCTCTCCCGGCTGTGGAACAAGGGCAGCGTCATCCGCTCCTGGCTGCTCGAACTGGCCGGGCGCGCCTTTGCCGACGACCCCCGCCTTTCGGCCATCGCCGGGCACGTGGATGATTCGGGCGAGGGCCGTTGGACAGTGCAACAGGCCGTGGAGTCGGGCGTGAGCGCGCCGGTCATCACCCTTGCGCTCATGGAGCGCTTCCGTTCGCGCACGGACGACGCCTTCGCCGACAGGATGCTTGCGGCGCTTCGACGCGAGTTTGGCGGCCACGCCGTGAAGCCGAGCGGGGAGGGCGAGGCATGA
- the zwf gene encoding glucose-6-phosphate dehydrogenase, which yields MNGDVRVETTTYEHSQGGMCVFEHADEPLAVVIFGATGDLTSRKLFPALYRLFRYHGLPENFLVVGASRSDLTHEAFRERMREALREHGEKHMDGWDEMARRVFYCPVADFGLAEAYGPLADFLDAKDRELSLGGNRLFYLAVPPEAYEDIARGLGASGLSRETLPGRSFSRIVVEKPFGSDLETAKALDATLHESFREHQIFRIDHYLAKETVQNVIMLRFANSIFEPLWNRNYVASVHITAAESLGVEHRAGYYEKAGVLRDMFQNHMMQLLALSAMEPPSIFEGERVRDEKTKLYRSLKPFPLDRLDDHLVLGQYGAGEIDGKKVVAYVDEPGVAKDSRIPTLASLKVFVDNWRWQGVPFHLVSGKRLRAKRTEIAVQFKEVPCSMFRHILGDHISANRLVLGIQPREEITLSFQTKTPGPKMCLRTVRMNFDYGQGYTGPALDAYEKVLIDCMLGDHTLFWRQDGVELCWSFLTPILNECEMKERLFVYPAGSDGPERMARLLERREIPRA from the coding sequence ATGAACGGCGACGTGCGGGTTGAGACCACGACCTATGAGCATTCCCAGGGCGGCATGTGCGTCTTCGAGCACGCGGACGAGCCTTTGGCCGTGGTCATCTTCGGGGCCACGGGCGATCTGACCTCGCGCAAGCTCTTTCCCGCGCTGTACCGTCTCTTTCGCTACCACGGGCTGCCCGAGAATTTCCTCGTGGTTGGGGCCAGCCGCTCCGATCTCACGCACGAGGCGTTTCGGGAGCGCATGCGCGAGGCCCTGCGCGAGCACGGCGAAAAACACATGGATGGCTGGGACGAGATGGCCCGCCGGGTCTTCTACTGCCCGGTGGCGGATTTCGGCTTGGCCGAGGCCTACGGGCCGCTGGCGGATTTTTTGGACGCCAAGGACCGGGAGCTTTCGCTCGGCGGCAACCGCCTTTTCTATCTGGCCGTGCCGCCAGAGGCTTATGAAGACATCGCACGGGGCCTCGGGGCTTCGGGGCTCTCAAGGGAGACCTTGCCCGGCAGAAGCTTCTCGCGCATCGTCGTGGAGAAACCTTTTGGCAGCGACCTCGAAACGGCCAAGGCGCTCGACGCCACACTGCACGAGTCGTTTCGCGAGCACCAGATATTCCGCATCGATCACTATCTGGCCAAGGAGACCGTGCAAAACGTCATTATGTTGCGTTTCGCCAACTCCATCTTCGAACCGTTGTGGAACAGAAATTACGTGGCCTCGGTGCACATCACGGCCGCCGAGAGCCTGGGCGTGGAGCACCGCGCCGGATACTACGAGAAGGCCGGGGTGCTGCGCGACATGTTCCAGAACCACATGATGCAGCTTCTGGCCCTTTCCGCCATGGAGCCGCCCTCCATTTTCGAGGGCGAGCGCGTGCGCGACGAGAAAACCAAGCTCTACCGGTCGCTCAAGCCCTTTCCCCTGGACCGGCTGGACGACCATCTGGTGCTCGGCCAGTACGGGGCAGGGGAAATTGACGGCAAAAAGGTTGTCGCCTATGTCGATGAGCCGGGTGTGGCCAAGGACTCGCGCATTCCGACCCTGGCCTCGCTCAAGGTCTTCGTGGACAACTGGCGCTGGCAGGGGGTGCCGTTTCATCTCGTTTCGGGCAAACGCCTGCGGGCCAAGCGGACCGAGATCGCCGTGCAGTTCAAGGAAGTGCCGTGCTCCATGTTCCGGCACATCCTGGGCGACCACATCTCGGCCAACCGGCTCGTTCTCGGGATTCAGCCCCGCGAGGAAATCACCCTGAGCTTTCAGACCAAGACGCCCGGCCCCAAGATGTGCCTGCGCACGGTGCGCATGAACTTCGATTACGGGCAGGGCTACACCGGTCCCGCGCTGGACGCCTACGAAAAGGTGCTCATCGACTGCATGTTGGGCGACCACACGCTGTTCTGGAGGCAGGATGGCGTGGAATTGTGCTGGAGTTTTCTGACCCCCATACTGAACGAATGCGAGATGAAGGAGCGCCTGTTCGTTTATCCGGCCGGCTCCGACGGCCCGGAACGGATGGCGCGGCTCCTCGAACGACGGGAGATTCCACGGGCATGA
- the pgl gene encoding 6-phosphogluconolactonase: MKRHIDLCESRMEFVFAAAQVVAEAAAAAVAERGRFLLALSGGGTPSPLYDELSRGEFRIPWASTHVFFSDERAVPPEDERSNYRMAADILLSKIPLPEGNVHRIQGERGAVDAADAAERDVRGFTGVAAPQMPVFDLVLLGMGADGHTASLFPGSAALSETDRCFVAAAAPDLDPRVERVTMTLPCIRAARRVAVLTGAKGKREALEAALAGCEEGDETLPVARISASEHLFWIIRP; encoded by the coding sequence ATGAAGCGTCACATCGATTTGTGCGAATCGCGCATGGAGTTCGTTTTTGCGGCCGCCCAGGTGGTGGCCGAGGCGGCGGCCGCAGCCGTGGCCGAGCGCGGCCGGTTCCTCCTGGCCCTTTCGGGCGGCGGCACGCCCTCGCCGCTTTACGACGAGCTTTCGCGCGGCGAGTTCAGGATTCCCTGGGCCTCGACCCACGTCTTTTTCAGCGACGAACGGGCCGTGCCGCCCGAGGACGAGCGCAGCAACTACCGCATGGCCGCAGATATCCTGCTCTCGAAGATTCCCCTGCCCGAGGGCAATGTCCACCGCATCCAGGGCGAACGTGGGGCCGTGGACGCGGCCGACGCGGCCGAACGGGACGTGCGCGGATTCACCGGCGTGGCCGCGCCTCAAATGCCGGTCTTCGATCTCGTGCTTTTGGGCATGGGGGCGGACGGCCACACGGCCTCGCTCTTTCCAGGCTCGGCGGCGCTCTCGGAGACGGATCGCTGCTTCGTGGCCGCGGCCGCGCCCGATCTCGACCCCCGCGTGGAGCGGGTGACCATGACCCTGCCCTGCATCCGGGCCGCGCGGCGCGTGGCCGTGCTCACAGGGGCCAAGGGCAAGCGCGAGGCGCTGGAAGCCGCGCTTGCGGGTTGCGAGGAAGGCGACGAGACCTTGCCCGTGGCGCGCATAAGCGCCAGCGAACACCTCTTCTGGATTATCCGTCCCTGA
- the serB gene encoding phosphoserine phosphatase SerB, with product MNELLLFQVAGEDRPGLAAALTERMARYDLEILDMGQAIILDMLSLGILVRVPKSSESAPVVKDLLFLAHELGMNLKCIPVTEDEYTRWAALEERQRHIVTLIGRSISSGQVAALTRALHEHGMNIEVVTRLSGRAPLTQAADAKPACVEFFVQGRPRDPEALRGEFLRIAQEMGVDIALQEDNVFRRNRRLVAFDMDSTLIQAEVIDELAKEAGVGEQVAAITEAAMRGEIDFQESFRRRLRLLKGLPETALARVAERIPMTEGAERLITNLKRFGYKIAIISGGFSWFGRKLQQRLGIDYLYANELEVRDGAVTGEVVGQVVDAARKAEILREIAEREQISLQQVIAVGDGANDLPMLNLAGLGIAFHAKPVVKAGARQSISTLGLDSILFLIGLRERDTMS from the coding sequence ATGAACGAACTCCTCCTCTTCCAGGTCGCGGGCGAGGACCGCCCCGGCCTGGCCGCCGCGCTCACGGAGCGCATGGCACGCTACGACCTCGAAATCCTGGACATGGGGCAGGCCATCATCCTGGACATGCTCTCCCTGGGCATCCTGGTGCGCGTGCCGAAAAGCTCGGAATCCGCGCCCGTGGTCAAGGATCTGCTCTTCCTGGCCCACGAGTTGGGCATGAACCTGAAGTGCATCCCCGTGACCGAGGACGAATACACCCGCTGGGCGGCGCTGGAAGAGCGGCAACGCCACATCGTGACCCTCATCGGCAGGTCGATCTCCTCCGGCCAGGTGGCCGCGCTGACCCGGGCCCTGCACGAGCACGGCATGAACATCGAGGTCGTGACCAGACTCTCTGGCCGCGCGCCACTGACCCAGGCCGCCGACGCCAAGCCCGCCTGCGTGGAATTCTTCGTTCAAGGCCGCCCTCGCGATCCCGAGGCCCTGCGCGGCGAGTTCCTGCGCATCGCCCAGGAGATGGGCGTGGACATCGCCCTGCAGGAGGACAACGTCTTCCGCCGCAACAGAAGGCTCGTGGCCTTCGACATGGACTCGACCCTGATCCAGGCCGAGGTCATCGACGAGCTGGCCAAGGAAGCCGGGGTGGGCGAGCAGGTCGCGGCCATCACCGAGGCGGCCATGCGCGGCGAGATAGACTTCCAGGAGAGCTTCCGCCGCCGCCTGCGGCTGCTCAAGGGACTGCCCGAAACGGCCCTGGCCCGCGTGGCCGAGCGCATTCCCATGACCGAGGGCGCGGAGCGACTGATAACCAACCTCAAGCGCTTCGGCTACAAGATCGCCATCATCTCCGGCGGCTTCTCCTGGTTCGGCAGGAAGTTGCAGCAACGCCTGGGCATCGACTACCTCTACGCCAACGAACTCGAAGTCCGCGACGGCGCTGTCACGGGCGAGGTGGTCGGCCAGGTGGTTGATGCGGCCAGGAAGGCCGAGATATTGCGCGAGATCGCCGAGCGCGAGCAGATCAGCCTGCAACAGGTCATCGCCGTGGGCGACGGCGCGAACGACCTGCCCATGCTGAACCTCGCGGGCCTTGGCATCGCGTTCCACGCCAAGCCGGTGGTCAAGGCCGGGGCGCGCCAGTCCATCTCCACCCTGGGCCTGGACTCGATCCTCTTCCTGATCGGCCTGCGCGAACGCGACACAATGTCTTAG
- a CDS encoding nitroreductase family protein produces MDGEPHFRSLVTRTRSCRRFRRERKVPLQTLRDLVDLARLAASGANLQPLKYVIVNEPSLCAEVFAHLAWAAYLKDWKGPAEDERPSAYVIVLHDRLVSASPGCDHGFAVQNLLLGATAAGLGGCVIGSVRDKVGLSGTLGLPENFEMLLVVALGEPAETIVLEEAAHGGSIKYWRDEEDRHHVPKRPLAEVLVAENPTPRKSGATPG; encoded by the coding sequence ATGGATGGAGAACCGCACTTTCGCTCGCTCGTGACGCGCACCCGAAGCTGCCGCCGCTTCCGCCGGGAGCGGAAGGTGCCCTTGCAGACGTTGCGCGATCTCGTTGACCTGGCCAGGCTCGCGGCCTCGGGCGCGAACCTGCAACCCCTCAAGTACGTCATCGTGAACGAGCCCTCGCTGTGCGCCGAGGTCTTCGCGCATCTCGCCTGGGCGGCGTATCTCAAGGACTGGAAAGGGCCTGCCGAGGACGAGCGGCCGTCCGCCTACGTGATCGTGCTGCACGATCGCTTAGTGAGCGCTTCGCCCGGCTGCGACCACGGCTTCGCGGTCCAGAACCTGCTGCTTGGGGCCACGGCGGCGGGCCTTGGCGGTTGCGTGATCGGCTCGGTGCGCGACAAGGTGGGGCTCTCCGGTACGCTTGGCCTGCCCGAAAATTTCGAGATGCTGCTGGTCGTGGCCCTGGGAGAACCGGCGGAAACGATCGTTTTGGAAGAGGCGGCCCATGGCGGGTCGATCAAATACTGGCGCGACGAGGAAGACAGGCACCACGTGCCCAAGCGGCCCCTGGCCGAGGTCCTTGTCGCCGAAAACCCCACGCCCCGAAAATCCGGCGCAACGCCCGGATAG
- the rsfS gene encoding ribosome silencing factor, with the protein MVKKKKNSRGTYLDIPTHEKATLVARWLSDKKAADVTVLDVAGVCPIAEMLVLATATSPRHAKGLAAHVLDQTAEANIEYLGMEGQKEGAWILVDLNDVLVHLFTGEKRDLYDLEGLWAEGQRVELPEGLCGERDA; encoded by the coding sequence ATGGTCAAGAAAAAGAAGAATTCGAGAGGCACGTATCTGGACATCCCCACGCACGAGAAGGCCACGCTCGTGGCCCGGTGGCTCAGCGACAAGAAGGCCGCCGACGTGACGGTCCTGGACGTGGCCGGGGTCTGCCCCATCGCTGAAATGCTCGTCCTGGCAACGGCCACCAGCCCCCGCCACGCCAAGGGTCTGGCCGCCCACGTGCTCGACCAAACGGCCGAGGCGAACATCGAATACCTCGGCATGGAAGGGCAGAAGGAGGGCGCCTGGATACTCGTCGATCTGAACGACGTGCTCGTGCACCTCTTCACCGGGGAGAAACGCGACCTGTACGACCTGGAAGGCTTGTGGGCCGAAGGGCAGAGGGTGGAGTTGCCCGAGGGATTGTGCGGTGAGCGCGACGCATAG